In Fusarium falciforme chromosome 9, complete sequence, the sequence ATACCTGTGACTAAGAGCCGCAGATCGCAAAGACACAAGTGATATTTTTGTCGTTGACGACACTCAAGAAGCCCCAGAATGCAGATATCTTTATCAAAGCTGCAGGACGGGATCTTCAATCTGTTCGCAAGGAGCTGGTGACTCACTACCCTGCGTTCAACCCGTTGGTTGACAAAGGAAAGCCTACACAGAGTAAGTAAGAACCAATATCTGCCATCATTCTGTCTGACATTTTTCTAGGAGCCGTCGTGATCATTGATTCTCTTAATGCACTGGCAGCCGCTGCTCCGCAGTCCCTCGCAAGCTTTTTGTCCAGCATTATCACCCCTGCGGTATCCATCGTTGCTACGTACCACGACGACGTGCCCGTTGTGTTGCCTAGGTCATTCAGCGAGTACGAACCCCATCCGTTCACAGTATTGTGCCACCTAGCAACGGCCATTCTGAGGCTTTCGAGTCTTTATCAAGAGATTGAGCGGCAAAAGGCTAGAAACCGCAGTATCCAAGAGCCAGAATGGGGTCTGAATGAGGATCGTGAGGgcgtcctcgtcggcctgGGAGAGAGGGGAAAGGACCAGAACGAGGAAAGCAACGGGGTTGTGGTACACATGGAACTCCGCCGAAGAAGCGGAAGAACTGTCTCAGAAAAGTTCATCATTGTCTCCAAGGAATCAGCATCACCCGTACTCGGCAAGGTCTGCTTGCTGGCGGACCACCCCATGTTCACGACGGCGACAGACAGCGGCGAGATGGGTGAAGGCGAAGAGGAGCCTGAGAGCACGTTTAATCTCGGATTGACAGAGAAGCAGCGCAAGGACCGTGAGGGTATCGTACTGCCCTACTTTGATGCGCAGACAGACATAGGAGCTGGAGAGGGCGGAAGGATTCTGTATGAGATGGGTAGAGAGGATGactttgatgatgaggaggatgagatttGATGATAAAAGAAGAGTATGAAGTTGATTATGAATATGATGCATAATAACTCTGT encodes:
- a CDS encoding Elongator complex protein 5, with product MAPTSNIHARSHSLLLLQKLLNLRDGASPLTLVIDNLEQPARPILNEFVSRAKIAKTQVIFLSLTTLKKPQNADIFIKAAGRDLQSVRKELVTHYPAFNPLVDKGKPTQRAVVIIDSLNALAAAAPQSLASFLSSIITPAVSIVATYHDDVPVVLPRSFSEYEPHPFTVLCHLATAILRLSSLYQEIERQKARNRSIQEPEWGLNEDREGVLVGLGERGKDQNEESNGVVVHMELRRRSGRTVSEKFIIVSKESASPVLGKVCLLADHPMFTTATDSGEMGEGEEEPESTFNLGLTEKQRKDREGIVLPYFDAQTDIGAGEGGRILYEMGREDDFDDEEDEI